Genomic segment of Benincasa hispida cultivar B227 chromosome 1, ASM972705v1, whole genome shotgun sequence:
tgcaaaagaatttgtagatataacaaaatttagattcagTTTTGAGAATCTATTGGTGATAGACATGTCGCTAGTAGGGGTATGTTAATGATAGACTATATCGCTAGAAGGAGATACAtgttgttatatttgcaattccTTAAAATTTCTCTTCAATGCAATTATCTTATCAAAGCAATTATCTTATCAAATATGGGATAGAGCCCGTTAAATCTAAACAAGTCtttgattgaaaaacaaaaattggaatCTGCTCTAAAAATTATCGTAAGTTGGTTTTGAGATTAAATCCTAtcttatcaaatatatttttattttataatgacATCTTTTCTTGCATCTATTCAGACGGGCGGGCCCAACTGGGCAGTGCGATTGGGGCGGCTGGATAGCTTAACAGCAAGCCAAGAGGACTCGAACAATATCATGCCAAGTCCAAGAGCCAATGCAACTTATCTCATTGACCTTTTCAACAAATACAATCTCTCTGTTAAAGATTTGGTCTCTCTTTCGGGTTCACACTCGATCGGCCAAGGCCGGTGTTTCTCTGTCATGTTTAGACTCTACAACCAGTCAGGCACGGGGCAGCCGGACCCAGCCATCGAGCCGAGCTTCAGAGAAGAGCTCTTCAAGCGATGCCCTCAAGGTGGGGATGAAAATGTCACAGTCAACCTTGATTCCACACCTTATGTTTTTGACAATCAGTACTTCAAGGACTTGGTTGGTGGGAGAGGGTTCTTGAATTCTGATGAAACTCTTTATACATTTGCTGAAACTAGAAGGTATGTGAGATTCTTTAGCAAAAATCAAAAGGCATTTTTCAGGGCGTTTGTGGAGGGTATGTTGAAGATGGGTGACTTGCAGTCTGGCCGCCCAGGGGAAGTAAGAAGGAACTGTCGGGTAGTTAATGGCCAGTCTGTGATCATATAAatatagttttgttttttttttttttaggttgatgtatgttaaaatttttgtttatcGTCCTCACAAGTTTGATTTAAGTTTATCAGATGTTACTATTATTATAGGAGAAGTATATGTGTAAAAGTTAGTTATTCATAGGAGTGcaacaaaaaaaaccaaaaaacggAAAAATCGAACCTATTCAAAACGATTCACGTTTGGTttgttttttagtataaaattggGAATGTTGGTTTGTATTTggagaaaacaaaaaagtattGGTTTGAACCGATTTTTTAGtgaaaaaatcaatcaaaattgAACCAAATGGAGGCTATTTATCCAAACATTTATCTCttggataaaataaagtataattttgaattttgttcaaaattaactttatatcataatgtatctatatacattatattaattgtatctcatataattaattt
This window contains:
- the LOC120070184 gene encoding peroxidase 17, which encodes MNYIPNAQPMANSIFPLFLLFLFFHFPSLSPAKLRPDFYSNSCPQAESIVRSVMHKAFIREPRSVASVMRFQFHDCFVDGCDASMLLDDTPTMLGEKLALSNINSLRSYEVVDEVKAALEKVCPGIVSCADIIIMASRDAVALTGGPNWAVRLGRLDSLTASQEDSNNIMPSPRANATYLIDLFNKYNLSVKDLVSLSGSHSIGQGRCFSVMFRLYNQSGTGQPDPAIEPSFREELFKRCPQGGDENVTVNLDSTPYVFDNQYFKDLVGGRGFLNSDETLYTFAETRRYVRFFSKNQKAFFRAFVEGMLKMGDLQSGRPGEVRRNCRVVNGQSVII